A genomic stretch from Schistosoma haematobium chromosome 2, whole genome shotgun sequence includes:
- the ALDH4A1_1 gene encoding Delta-1-pyrroline-5-carboxylate dehydrogenase, mitochondrial, variant 3 (EggNog:ENOG41032KG~COG:E): MGNVVIWKPADTSIYSNYLVYRLFREAGLPPGVINFVPADGPTFGKIICEHPQLAGINFTGSTKTFRAILKMIGDNVDKYRGYPRTIGECGGKNYHFIHPSANLEEAALGTIRSSFEYSGQKCSACSRLFVPENLWPKFKQLLLGHYEQLKIGSPLDSDTFSSAVIDHTAFNKISGYLQYASSCPDIEVVAGGHRDDSVGYFIQPTILITNNPTDKLMKDDIFGPVLCTYLYRENEIEKTLDLVDSTTDYALTGSIFAQDEEFIKYATDRLIDTTGNFYVNVQSTGSVVGQQPFGGARLSGTNDKAGGPQYTLKFTSPLSIKTQIKPIPSWKQAHMID; encoded by the exons ATTATTCCGCGAAGCAGGTTTACCCCCTGGTGTAATCAACTTTGTCCCAGCAGATGGCCCAACATTTGGTAAAATAATTTGTGAACACCCTCAACTTGCTGGTATCAACTTCACTGGAAGCACGAA AACCTTTCGTGCTATATTGAAAATGATTGGCGACAATGTTGATAAGTATCGTGGTTATCCAAGAACTATAGGTG AATGTGGCGgcaaaaattatcattttatccATCCATCTGCAAACTTGGAAGAAGCTGCTCTCGGCACTATCCGAAGTTCATTTGAATACTCTGGTCAAAAATGTAGCGCATGTAGTCGACTTTTTGTACCAGAAAATTTATGGCCAAAATTTAAACAACTTTTACTTGGTCATTATGAACAATTGAAAATAGGATCACCACTTGATTCAGATACATTTTCATCTGCAGTTATTGATCATACT GCATTCAATAAAATCTCTGGCTATCTACAATATGCATCCAGTTGTCCAGATATTGAAGTTGTCGCCGGTGGTCATAGAGATGACAGCGTTGGTTACTTTATTCAGCCTACAATTTTGATTACTAATAATCCAACAGACAAGTTAATGAAG GATGACATTTTTGGACCGGTTTTATGCACATATTTATATCGTGAAAATGAAATTGAGAAAACCTTAGATCTTGTTGATTCAACTACAGATTATGCATTAACTG gttCCATTTTTGCTCAGGATGAAGAATTTATTAAGTATGCAACTGATCGCCTTATCGATACAACTGGTAATTTTTATGTAAATGTTCAATCCACTGGATCTGTAGTTGGTCAACAACCATTTGGCGGAGCTAGATTATCAG GTACAAATGATAAGGCCGGTGGACCTCAATACACTTTGAAATTCACTTCTCCGCTTTCGATTAAAACACAAATTAAACCCATTCCATCATGGAAACAAGCACATATGATTGATTAA
- the ALDH4A1_1 gene encoding Delta-1-pyrroline-5-carboxylate dehydrogenase, mitochondrial (EggNog:ENOG41032KG~COG:E), whose amino-acid sequence MGNVVIWKPADTSIYSNYLVYRLFREAGLPPGVINFVPADGPTFGKIICEHPQLAGINFTGSTKTFRAILKMIGDNVDKYRGYPRTIGECGGKNYHFIHPSANLEEAALGTIRSSFEYSGQKCSACSRLFVPENLWPKFKQLLLGHYEQLKIGSPLDSDTFSSAVIDHTAFNKISGYLQYASSCPDIEVVAGGHRDDSVGYFIQPTILITNNPTDKLMKDDIFGPVLCTYLYRENEIEKTLDLVDSTTDYALTGSIFAQDEEFIKYATDRLIDTTGNFYVNVQSTGSVVGQQPFGGARLSGCY is encoded by the exons ATTATTCCGCGAAGCAGGTTTACCCCCTGGTGTAATCAACTTTGTCCCAGCAGATGGCCCAACATTTGGTAAAATAATTTGTGAACACCCTCAACTTGCTGGTATCAACTTCACTGGAAGCACGAA AACCTTTCGTGCTATATTGAAAATGATTGGCGACAATGTTGATAAGTATCGTGGTTATCCAAGAACTATAGGTG AATGTGGCGgcaaaaattatcattttatccATCCATCTGCAAACTTGGAAGAAGCTGCTCTCGGCACTATCCGAAGTTCATTTGAATACTCTGGTCAAAAATGTAGCGCATGTAGTCGACTTTTTGTACCAGAAAATTTATGGCCAAAATTTAAACAACTTTTACTTGGTCATTATGAACAATTGAAAATAGGATCACCACTTGATTCAGATACATTTTCATCTGCAGTTATTGATCATACT GCATTCAATAAAATCTCTGGCTATCTACAATATGCATCCAGTTGTCCAGATATTGAAGTTGTCGCCGGTGGTCATAGAGATGACAGCGTTGGTTACTTTATTCAGCCTACAATTTTGATTACTAATAATCCAACAGACAAGTTAATGAAG GATGACATTTTTGGACCGGTTTTATGCACATATTTATATCGTGAAAATGAAATTGAGAAAACCTTAGATCTTGTTGATTCAACTACAGATTATGCATTAACTG gttCCATTTTTGCTCAGGATGAAGAATTTATTAAGTATGCAACTGATCGCCTTATCGATACAACTGGTAATTTTTATGTAAATGTTCAATCCACTGGATCTGTAGTTGGTCAACAACCATTTGGCGGAGCTAGATTATCAG gctgttactga